In the genome of Clostridiales bacterium, the window TTTATCTTGTTCCAGTATTTCGACAAAATAATTGGAATTAAATGGTGGTACCCATTCAACTTTATCACCCAATGACTCTACCAAATATCTGATAGGAAGATATGTCTTGTTATTTATCAATTTGGGAGCGACATCAATAGTTTTTTCTATATTGTCTACAAATATTTTATTTTTGTTTAAAGCAAACAAAACACTTTTAAATCCGCGTGTTACTTTTATCTGATTAGTTGATGAATTCCAGGTTACAGTGCATCCTATTTTTTCAGCTAATTCCCTTAATGGAACAAATAATCGACCGTTTTCTATAAATGTATCTTCGTTTAATGTTAAATAACTAGAATCAATCTGAGATTTGGTTGAAGGAAGAGTTCTTACCAAATTTAATTTGTTTGCATAAGCATTACTTTTACCTAAGATGCATACTATTCCTACTAAGAATAGCATATTTTTTATTTTCTTACTCATCAAAAAAGACCTCCTAATTAAATGTATCTCCGTATAAAATTTCGACGCTTGTGGTATTTAGCATGATAGCTAAGACTATATACTACATATGGTTAAAATATGAAGAGTATGTCCATGCCCAATTATACTACATACTTTCATAGGATACAATATATTATTAGAATTTTTACAAAAGAAAAATATGAAAGATAATATTCAAAGTAAACGCACCCCCTAATATAAAAAATGTTGCATTTACTTTGAATAATAAAATGTTGCATTTAGTTTGACGAAAAATATAAACCCAATTGGAGGCTATTATATAGCAATTGGGTTTTGACAGTATAGGTTACAGTGCAATAGCTTCCGACAATCTAAGTTTGTCTGCTATCATGGCAATAAATTCAGAATTGGTAGGTTTTCCTTTGCCATTACTTATTGTGTAGCCAAATATTTCATCGATTACTTCAATTTGTCCACGTCCCCACGCGACCTCTATTGCATGACGAATTGCTCGTTCTACCCTGCTGGATGTAGTTTTGTATTTTTTGGCAATAGAAGGATAAAGTAATTTTGTGATGGAGTTGATCATATCTAAATCATCTATTACCATAAGTATTGCGTCTTGTATGTAGTGATATCCCTTTATGTGTGCAGGAACCCCTAAATCATGCATTATGTGAGTTACTTTTTCTTGCAAATTGAGTTTTTCTTGCATAGTCTTTAGATACGTTTGACGTGGGAGTTTGGTGTCTGATAGTGGAGCGTTCATATAGATATCTTTTATCCTTTTAACCAAAGTTTTCATATCGAATGGTTTGGTGATATAGTATTGTGCACCTAAGCTCATTGCTTTTCTTATAACACTTTCGCTAGTAACCTCGGATAGGATGATGAAGGCTGGTTTTTTTAGAAGATGTTCGTGCTGTATCCTCTCTAGTATGCCTATACCATCTAAATGAGGCATGATTATGTCTGTTATCACAATGTCGGGATTGGTGTTAGGTATGCTAGTACATGCTTTTATTCCATCTTCTACACTGCCTACGACCTCTATATCATCTTGCTCGTTTAAATAATTTTCTACCATGCTTCTGAAATTGTTGTCATCCTCGACTAAAAGGATTTTTATTTTCCCTTGTTGCAATCTAAACTCCTCCTTAATATTTTTTTAGAATAGATAGAATTAAATGTCTTATGACATTTTTTACCAAGCATGTACATTATAAACTAATCGTTATTAAGAAAATTGTCGAACTGTTGTTTTTGATTAAATATAATTAAGATTTTTTTGTAAGCTTGACAGAGGAGGATTTTAACTCATTGTCAGAGTAATATTTTACTAAAACAACATCTCCAGGTTTTTTGCTATAAAGATAGCTTCTAAGGTCGAGCATGGTATTTATTACCTTATCATCTATACTTATGATTATAGAATTTTGTTTGATACCACTTTTGTATGCGGGACCATTTTCATCGACATCTACAACAATAATTCCATTTTGTAGAGTTAAATCTTGCATCACATAGGGAATTAATGCCCTATCATATGCAAATACACCAAGGTAAGGTTCAACAAATTTATTATCTTCTATGAAGTGATTGATAATAGGTGTTGCAATATTGATAGGAATAGCAAATCCAATTCCTTCCGCGGTGTCTATTTTCACTGTATTTATACCAATTACTTCACCTTGCGAATTTAGAAGGGGGCCACCACTGTTACCAGGATTTATACTGGCGTCAGTTTGAATAAGATCTTCCATATAATTTTCACCATCGCTGGTATCTACACGAAGAGTTCTATTTAATGCACTGATTATGCCTGATGTTACAGTACGTTGGAACTGGAGGCCCAAAGGATTTCCAATAGCTATTGCAATTTCACCTACAGTGAGTGTATCAGAATTACCTAGCGGTAGTACCTCTAAATTAGAGGAAGGAACTTTTATTATAGCTAAATCTAGCATCTCATCGGACCATACGCGAGTTCCTTCTTTTTCAGATCCGTCCGAAAAGGTTACGACAAGTTTTTCGGAATCATTGTTTGTTACATGTTGATTTGTTAATATATAACCATTGGTACTTACAATAACACCAGATCCTATACCCCAGCTTGAAGAATTGCCAAACAGTATATCATTGTTTATTTTTAGTGCAGATATTCCAACAACACCGTTTATGCTATTGGATACAACAGTAGGTATAGAAAAAGAATTTTGTTGAACTGGAACATTTGGAGTACTGTAATTAAGTTTTGTCACTGTATTTGAGGATGTGTGATTTGGGACCATATGCCAAAGATATATCCCTAAGAATAGAGTTACAAGAACAGAAAGTGTGATGTTTTTCAAAAGTAGTTTATTTTCTAGAAACATAATTATTACCTCAACTTTGTATTTGTTTTTTTGGATTGTATATGTTAATATGACACAAGGACAATGAAAATATACAAAGGAGGAGAAATGAATATATACATATGTAGTGAATATAAAGATAGAGATAGAGATAGAGATAATATACTAAGATATATCTTGAAAAAAAACTTTCCAGGTACTAAACCGTGTATAAAGAAAAATAAACGAGGAAAGCCTTATGTATCAAATATAAGAGGGTGTTACTTTAGTATTTCTCATACAAGAAATATTTTAGTTATAGCAGTGGATAAATTGCCTATAGGGGTAGACATAGAAAAGATACGAGATGTTAATTTTAAAATAGTGAATCGTTTTTTTTCAAAGGAAGATATAAAAAAATTTGAAACTGTGGAACAAAAGGAGAGAAAGGATTATTTTTTTAAAATGTGGACACAAAAAGAAAGTTACGTAAAGTGTATAGGAACAGGGTTTAGTGGTATGCCGTTTAGTAAATTTACTATAAATGAAGATACGCTAGTTTGTGATAAACAATGTAAGTATCATTTTTGTACATATAATGTTGATGGTGGATATAAAATGTCGGTGTGCTATAGTAGCGACACCGACATGAATCTACAATATTTAGATACATCTATCATTGTTTAAACGCCGTTTTTTACCAACGGGGTTAAGTGTTTTGTAAGATAAGAAGTGAGAAAAGTTGTTGATGGCGTTAAGCATGTGACGACATTCAATTAGCGATATTGTGCTTGATCTATCGAGTGTTAAACGATTCTCTAAATTTGTGATTTTTCTGTTAAGTGCCACAAATTCCCTTGAGTTTTTTAATGTGGTAATAAATTTAAGAATACTTGAAGAATTTAAATTTTTTGAAGAATAAACTCCTTGAAGTTTATCTAAAAACGTATCCAAGGCATATTGATTACCTATGTATAAAGATATACGTATGCCAACTCTTGGATTTTTAGTCTCAAGTAACTTTTGAATAAATATATCATCTTTATTACGGGGTAAAACAAAAAGATTTGCAAAATTTTCAATTAAAAGTGCAGCAACGTTTATATTTTTTTGTTGATATGCCATAAATAATGGCGTTAGTACTTTTTTGGATGCCATATCAACGTCTGCACCGTGTTCCATCAATAAATGTATTAACTCTACATTGCCAGACATACAAGCCCTGAAAAAAGGAGTAAAACCTAGCGAAGAAGTTAAATTAATAGTTGCATTGTGTTTAAGTAATAACCTAGCCATATCAGTAGATGAAAGGCAACATGCATAAAATAAAGAAGTAAAACCATTTTTATTTTTAGAATCAACTTCCGCACCATGCAAAAGTAAGTATTCAGCTACATCCAATCTTTCATTTTCGCAAGATAAAAGTAATGAAGGTACACCATGTTTCAGTATAGCATTAACAGGTGCACCGCGTTCAACGAGTAGTTTGACGATATCTAGGGCACCACATTCAGCTGCCCATGCTAAAGAGGGATCGATGTCCACTTTAGCACCATTGTTTAATAAAAGTTTTACCAAAGGCAAAGACGCGTTGGCACATGCATTTTTAAGAGGAGTGTAACCGAAGTTATTTTTTATGTTTACCGGAGCACCAGACATTATTAAAAGCGATGCAATAGGATACGAGTTAATAAAGCAAGCCCAGTGTAGGGCAGTATTGCCATACTCGTCTACGCTATCTAAATACTCCTTTTCTGAGGATAGTAATCCAATAACGCCTTCTACATCTCCTTTTTTGGTGATAGTAATAAGCCTAGAAATTTTATTCACAAAAATCAGTCCCTTCAAAAACGAGTTAAAATACACATGATTTTTGCAAAGAAGGATAATAAATATCTTCCTAACCTGATAACGTATAATAAACGTTCATTAAAAAATCATGATATATCGAGTGACCATTTTATCATATATTTACAAGTTAGGCAAGATTATACTATATATTTATGTTTCGCTCTTGGTTTTTCTCAGGAGATAAAGGTTTTTCTAAAAAGTCAAAAGTATCTAGTGTAGATAGTAAAGATCTGATTTGATGTAATTTTTTTCTAAATAGTAGAATTTTATTTAAACAACTTTGTAATTCTTTCTTATAGAAAAGTTTATGTAGCAAACGTTTACTATTATTAATGCGGTTTTCAATCATATTTGTTTCTTGTATGAAAGTTTTAATATGGTCAGTCAATGAAACAGTCAAGTCATTATTATAGGTAAAGTCAGGACTTAATTTTAGTTTTTGTGCCAATGAAGTAGCTTCTGATGGGCCTAACGTATTATAATATAAAGAAAAACCTTCTGTTAAAACTCTGTTATTTCCCACATGAAATGCAGTTTTAATACGTACACTAAGATTAGAACTTTTGAGTAAAGTCTTAATTAAAAGTGAATCATCTTCAAAGGGTAAAAAATAAAGATCATCACAAGAATCAATTAATAGTTCAAGAGGCTCAATATGCGCCTTCTTTTTTAATAAAATTTCTGCTATATCGTAAGATCCATAAAGGCAAGACAATGTTAAAGGGGCAATTTGTTGAGTAAATGTACCGTTAGGATTTGCACCTTTTGATAACAACAAATTTACCGCATCAATAGATCTATTATTACAAGCATAATGAAGTGGAGTTAATCCATTTTCGTCCGGTTCATCTAAATATTTATTATTGTACTTATCTAGTATAATAGATATTACCTTAGTTTTATTATCAATACAAGCTCTGTGCATAAGATTAAATTCTTCAGATGAGTATAAATTTGCTCCTCTATCAATAAGTAACTTAATTATCTCAAACGAATCATTTTCATATGCAAGAACAAGAGGGGTAAGTCCCAATTGATTAAAGTTGTCTAATTTGATATCATCTCTTTGTAAAAGCAACTTGGCAATTGCAACATTGCCATTGTAGCAAGCAAT includes:
- a CDS encoding ankyrin repeat domain-containing protein, translated to MNKDEIIKTYLTGNVQNLRYLITVSNDINELNNDGETALTWACDNDEIKLVDMLLNNTTIDVNKKNEFGHSPLSIACYNGNVAIAKLLLQRDDIKLDNFNQLGLTPLVLAYENDSFEIIKLLIDRGANLYSSEEFNLMHRACIDNKTKVISIILDKYNNKYLDEPDENGLTPLHYACNNRSIDAVNLLLSKGANPNGTFTQQIAPLTLSCLYGSYDIAEILLKKKAHIEPLELLIDSCDDLYFLPFEDDSLLIKTLLKSSNLSVRIKTAFHVGNNRVLTEGFSLYYNTLGPSEATSLAQKLKLSPDFTYNNDLTVSLTDHIKTFIQETNMIENRINNSKRLLHKLFYKKELQSCLNKILLFRKKLHQIRSLLSTLDTFDFLEKPLSPEKNQERNINI
- a CDS encoding ankyrin repeat domain-containing protein, with the translated sequence MNKISRLITITKKGDVEGVIGLLSSEKEYLDSVDEYGNTALHWACFINSYPIASLLIMSGAPVNIKNNFGYTPLKNACANASLPLVKLLLNNGAKVDIDPSLAWAAECGALDIVKLLVERGAPVNAILKHGVPSLLLSCENERLDVAEYLLLHGAEVDSKNKNGFTSLFYACCLSSTDMARLLLKHNATINLTSSLGFTPFFRACMSGNVELIHLLMEHGADVDMASKKVLTPLFMAYQQKNINVAALLIENFANLFVLPRNKDDIFIQKLLETKNPRVGIRISLYIGNQYALDTFLDKLQGVYSSKNLNSSSILKFITTLKNSREFVALNRKITNLENRLTLDRSSTISLIECRHMLNAINNFSHFLSYKTLNPVGKKRRLNNDRCI
- a CDS encoding 4'-phosphopantetheinyl transferase superfamily protein is translated as MNIYICSEYKDRDRDRDNILRYILKKNFPGTKPCIKKNKRGKPYVSNIRGCYFSISHTRNILVIAVDKLPIGVDIEKIRDVNFKIVNRFFSKEDIKKFETVEQKERKDYFFKMWTQKESYVKCIGTGFSGMPFSKFTINEDTLVCDKQCKYHFCTYNVDGGYKMSVCYSSDTDMNLQYLDTSIIV
- a CDS encoding trypsin-like peptidase domain-containing protein produces the protein MFLENKLLLKNITLSVLVTLFLGIYLWHMVPNHTSSNTVTKLNYSTPNVPVQQNSFSIPTVVSNSINGVVGISALKINNDILFGNSSSWGIGSGVIVSTNGYILTNQHVTNNDSEKLVVTFSDGSEKEGTRVWSDEMLDLAIIKVPSSNLEVLPLGNSDTLTVGEIAIAIGNPLGLQFQRTVTSGIISALNRTLRVDTSDGENYMEDLIQTDASINPGNSGGPLLNSQGEVIGINTVKIDTAEGIGFAIPINIATPIINHFIEDNKFVEPYLGVFAYDRALIPYVMQDLTLQNGIIVVDVDENGPAYKSGIKQNSIIISIDDKVINTMLDLRSYLYSKKPGDVVLVKYYSDNELKSSSVKLTKKS
- the spo0A gene encoding sporulation transcription factor Spo0A; translated protein: MQQGKIKILLVEDDNNFRSMVENYLNEQDDIEVVGSVEDGIKACTSIPNTNPDIVITDIIMPHLDGIGILERIQHEHLLKKPAFIILSEVTSESVIRKAMSLGAQYYITKPFDMKTLVKRIKDIYMNAPLSDTKLPRQTYLKTMQEKLNLQEKVTHIMHDLGVPAHIKGYHYIQDAILMVIDDLDMINSITKLLYPSIAKKYKTTSSRVERAIRHAIEVAWGRGQIEVIDEIFGYTISNGKGKPTNSEFIAMIADKLRLSEAIAL